One Triticum dicoccoides isolate Atlit2015 ecotype Zavitan chromosome 5B, WEW_v2.0, whole genome shotgun sequence genomic window carries:
- the LOC119310919 gene encoding uncharacterized protein LOC119310919 isoform X2 — MLNRVMSMQRESCRLQIQPHNGPADSTVHRKDSTCTEDHCSQGGEPQCPGPHLPEDIWCHIFSLLPMQDAARTACVSHAFKRSWRCYPNLAFNAKALGMDERSCGEDEILKYLEVLHCSSLKVIEIEAPNLSNFQFMGLCQVQLSLGVALQFKKFDMSFPGVVSYACTNLLSNLQYVEALSLCSRHEIIDTPVLPSKFLHLKHLSVDLNAMTFPPTYDYCSLISLFDASPSLETLVLNVLQRKMLHESIVGDTSNLRQIPGHRHDRLKTVKIIGFSSAKSVVELTCHIIENTASLQCLTLDTTTGHPWHSCLTNYSGKCLHLRVDFLVEVGKGLLAIKTYVEPKVPSRVKLNVVEPCRRCHDLEPLS; from the exons ATGCTCAATCGGGTGATGTCGATGCAGCGGGAAAGTTGTCGCCTGCAAATCCAACCCCATA ATGGACCAGCTGATTCAACGGTTCACAGAAAGGACTCAACCTGCACAGAAGACCATTGTTCCCAAGGTGGTGAACCACAATGCCCTGGGCCACATCTTCCAGAG GATATCTGGTGTCATATATTCTCCCTACTGCCAATGCAAGATGCTGCTCGAACTGCCTGCGTGTCTCATGCATTTAAACGTTCTTGGAGATGCTATCCAAACCTTGCTTTCAACGCGAAAGCACTGGGCATGGATGAaagatcatgtggagaggatgaaata CTCAAATACCTGGAAGTGCTTCACTGCAGCAGCCTGAAGGTTATAGAGATAGAAGCTCCAAACTTATCTAATTTTCAATTTATGGGTCTCTGCCAAGTACAACTATCACTTGGAGTAGCATTGCAATTCAAGAAGTTTGACATGTCCTTCCCCGGTGTTGTCAGTTATGCATGCACTAATCTTTTGTCCAACTTGCAATATGTTGAAGCTCTTTCTCTATGTTCACGTCATGAG ATAATTGATACACCAGTGTTACCTAGCAAATTCTTACATCTCAAGCACTTGAGTGTTGATCTTAATGCAATGACATTTCCGCCGACCTACGACTATTGTTCtctaatatccctttttgatgcttCTCCTTCCTTGGAGACCCTTGTCCTGAAT GTGTTGCAGAGAAAGATGTTGCACGAATCAATCGTCGGAGATACATCAAATTTGAGGCAGATACCAGGACACCGCCATGATAGGCTTAAGACAGTGAAGATCATTGGTTTCTCCTCTGCGAAGAGCgtagtagagctaacatgccatatCATTGAGAATACAGCGTCACTTCAGTGCCTTACATTGGACACCACAACAGGACATCCTTGGCATAGCTGTTTGACCAACTATAGTGGAAAGTGCTTGCATTTGCGCGTAGATTTTCTGGTGGAAGTTGGTAAAGGGCTCTTGGCTATCAAGACATACGTTGAGCCAAAAGTTCCCTCAAGAGTCAAGCTAAATGTTGTGGAGCCTTGTCGCCGATGCCATGATCTTGAACCGCTGTCATGA
- the LOC119310919 gene encoding F-box/FBD/LRR-repeat protein At3g26920-like isoform X1 produces the protein MLNRVMSMQRESCRLQIQPHNGPADSTVHRKDSTCTEDHCSQGGEPQCPGPHLPEDIWCHIFSLLPMQDAARTACVSHAFKRSWRCYPNLAFNAKALGMDERSCGEDEIVRNFTSRVDNILKNHSCIAIKTLEIVFRYYDDKVCNLDGWLQTAITPGIEELTVQLSTKSRKHYNFPWSLLANENGKLIQYLKLSCCAFSPTVGLCLKSLSRLELFDVNITRDQMGSLLHNFFALQRMQLKNCNNITCLKMPFHLQQLKYLEVLHCSSLKVIEIEAPNLSNFQFMGLCQVQLSLGVALQFKKFDMSFPGVVSYACTNLLSNLQYVEALSLCSRHEIIDTPVLPSKFLHLKHLSVDLNAMTFPPTYDYCSLISLFDASPSLETLVLNVLQRKMLHESIVGDTSNLRQIPGHRHDRLKTVKIIGFSSAKSVVELTCHIIENTASLQCLTLDTTTGHPWHSCLTNYSGKCLHLRVDFLVEVGKGLLAIKTYVEPKVPSRVKLNVVEPCRRCHDLEPLS, from the exons ATGCTCAATCGGGTGATGTCGATGCAGCGGGAAAGTTGTCGCCTGCAAATCCAACCCCATA ATGGACCAGCTGATTCAACGGTTCACAGAAAGGACTCAACCTGCACAGAAGACCATTGTTCCCAAGGTGGTGAACCACAATGCCCTGGGCCACATCTTCCAGAG GATATCTGGTGTCATATATTCTCCCTACTGCCAATGCAAGATGCTGCTCGAACTGCCTGCGTGTCTCATGCATTTAAACGTTCTTGGAGATGCTATCCAAACCTTGCTTTCAACGCGAAAGCACTGGGCATGGATGAaagatcatgtggagaggatgaaatagtAAGAAATTTCACCAGCAGAGTTGACAACATTTTGAAAAATCACTCATGCATTGCCATCAAAACACTCGAGATTGTTTTCCGTTATTACGATGACAAGGTATGTAACCTTGATGGCTGGCTTCAGACTGCTATTACACCAGGGATTGAAGAACTCACTGTTCAGCTATCTACAAAGTCACGAAAGCATTATAACTTTCCGTGGTCACTTTTGGCTAATGAGAATGGAAAATTGATTCAGTATCTAAAGCTTTCTTGTTGTGCTTTCTCTCCCACTGTCGGGCTGTGCTTGAAAAGTTTGTCAAGACTTGAGCTATTTGATGTTAATATTACGAGGGATCAGATGGGGTCCCTTCTTCACAATTTTTTTGCTTTGCAACGGATGCAACTCAAGAATTGCAATAACATAACTTGCTTAAAGATGCCATTTCATCTGCAACAGCTCAAATACCTGGAAGTGCTTCACTGCAGCAGCCTGAAGGTTATAGAGATAGAAGCTCCAAACTTATCTAATTTTCAATTTATGGGTCTCTGCCAAGTACAACTATCACTTGGAGTAGCATTGCAATTCAAGAAGTTTGACATGTCCTTCCCCGGTGTTGTCAGTTATGCATGCACTAATCTTTTGTCCAACTTGCAATATGTTGAAGCTCTTTCTCTATGTTCACGTCATGAG ATAATTGATACACCAGTGTTACCTAGCAAATTCTTACATCTCAAGCACTTGAGTGTTGATCTTAATGCAATGACATTTCCGCCGACCTACGACTATTGTTCtctaatatccctttttgatgcttCTCCTTCCTTGGAGACCCTTGTCCTGAAT GTGTTGCAGAGAAAGATGTTGCACGAATCAATCGTCGGAGATACATCAAATTTGAGGCAGATACCAGGACACCGCCATGATAGGCTTAAGACAGTGAAGATCATTGGTTTCTCCTCTGCGAAGAGCgtagtagagctaacatgccatatCATTGAGAATACAGCGTCACTTCAGTGCCTTACATTGGACACCACAACAGGACATCCTTGGCATAGCTGTTTGACCAACTATAGTGGAAAGTGCTTGCATTTGCGCGTAGATTTTCTGGTGGAAGTTGGTAAAGGGCTCTTGGCTATCAAGACATACGTTGAGCCAAAAGTTCCCTCAAGAGTCAAGCTAAATGTTGTGGAGCCTTGTCGCCGATGCCATGATCTTGAACCGCTGTCATGA
- the LOC119310918 gene encoding uncharacterized protein LOC119310918 yields the protein MQLQCCNKIICLKIPFHLQQLRYLDVFDGDRLLRVIEIEAPNLTYFQFMGHHQVQLSLGVGLQFKKFDLSFPGAVSYVCSAFPPSLRYVEALSLGSWREMIDTPVLPSKFLHLKHLSVDLQAMTFPPTYDYCSLISLFDASPSLETLVMNVLQKKMLHESVVGDTSHLRQMPGHRHDSLKTVKIIGFSSAKSLVELTCHIIENTTSLVGLTLDTTTGHPSYSCLTNNTGKCMLLRGDFMVEVRKGLLAIRTYVEPKVPSRVKLNVVEPCRRCHDQPLIIC from the exons ATGCAACTCCAGTGTTGCAATAAGATAATTTGCTTGAAGATACCGTTTCATCTACAGCAGCTCAGATATCTGGACGTGTTTGACGGCGACCGCTTGCTGCGGGTTATAGAGATAGAAGCTCCAAACCTCACTTATTTCCAGTTTATGGGTCATCACCAAGTACAACTATCGCTTGGAGTAGGATTGCAATTCAAGAAGTTCGACCTGTCCTTTCCTGGCGCTGTCAGCTATGTTTGTTCTGCTTTTCCGCCCAGCTTGCGATATGTTGAAGCTCTTTCCCTAGGTTCATGGCGTGAG ATGATTGATACACCAGTTCTACCTAGCAAATTCTTACATCTCAAGCACCTGAGTGTCGATCTTCAAGCAATGACATTTCCCCCAACCTACGACTACTGTTCTTTGATATCCCTTTTTGACGCTTCTCCTTCCTTGGAGACCCTTGTCATGAAC GTTTTGCAGAAAAAGATGTTGCACGAATCAGTCGTGGGCGATACATCACATTTGAGGCAGATGCCAGGACACCGCCATGATAGCCTCAAAACAGTGAAGATCATTGGTTTCTCCTCTGCGAAAAGCttagtagagctaacatgccatatCATTGAGAATACAACATCACTTGTGGGCCTTACATTGGACACCACAACAGGACATCCTTCGTATAGCTGTTTAACCAACAATACTGGTAAGTGCATGCTGTTGCGCGGGGATTTTATGGTGGAAGTTCGTAAAGGGCTCTTGGCTATCAGGACATATGTTGAGCCAAAAGTTCCTTCCAGAGTCAAGCTAAATGTTGTGGAGCCTTGCCGCCGATGCCATGATCAACCACTGATCATATGTTGA